The following proteins come from a genomic window of Athalia rosae chromosome 1, iyAthRosa1.1, whole genome shotgun sequence:
- the LOC105693529 gene encoding uncharacterized protein LOC105693529 has product MKRFCGVSFTVAARIIGVLDLSTAVLAINFLAEEFASDSKRVFVFDEIRIFLGLNWARPSGNCRSHEPEYTWVLFCLLFYSMVHLMCTATLVLATIFKTKSQALPWLTFEIINLANQGGSIFVHIVQDKCEDTMLGNHYTCLPLASFYLILGVFSWSIVFAAQKSWPSESTGIVLGSTQNSLIELHSANYNLPKSPSALANNRSIFESPQPPIPSKYYEV; this is encoded by the exons ATGAAGCGATTCTGCGGCGTTAGTTTCACTGTAGCGGCTCGGATTATTGGCGTTCTTGATTTA TCAACGGCGGTACTCGCGATAAACTTTTTGGCAGAAGAATTTGCTAGCGACTCAAAACGAGTGTTCGTATTTGACGAAATAAGGATTTTTTTGGGTTTGAATTGGGCAAGACCGTCAGGAAATTGCAGGAGCCATGAACCCGAAT atacgTGGGTCCTTTTTTGcctcttattttattctatggTTCACCTGATGTGCACTGCTACCCTTGTATTAGCCACGATTTTC AAAACAAAGAGTCAGGCTCTGCCATGGCTGACCTTTGAGATCATCAACCTGGCAAATCAAGGTGGATCGATATTCGTACATATTGTACAAGACAAGTGCGAAGATACAATGCTTGGAAACCACTACACGTGTCTGCCACTGGCAAGTTTCTACCTGA TTCTGGGCGTATTTTCCTGGAGCATTGTCTTCGCGGCGCAAAAATCATGGCCCAGCGAATCGACCGGCATCGTCTTGGGGTCGACCCAGAATTCCCTCATAGAATTACATTCGGCTAATTATAATTTGCCAAAAAGTCCCTCCGCTCTCGCCaacaatcgatcgatcttcgAATCCCCGCAGCCGCCGATTCCATCGAAATATTACGAAGTTTGA